The Candidatus Binataceae bacterium sequence ATCATCACGCCGAATTTTATCTCTTTGGGGACTCCGAACAGATCGCGGAGCTCGCTTTCCATAAACATGTGGAAGGTCGTGAAGGTTGTACCCAAACCGAGCGAGCGAGCCGCCACTATCAGATTCTGCGCCGCCGGGTAGAGCGCCGACCACACAAACTGCTCAATCGGCGCGTTGGGCGGATAAGCTACCGGACCGCAGACGAAGATGATGGCCGGAACCTCATGCAACGTCTCCGCCAGATGCGTGGCGCCGGCGATCATTCGACTAGTGACCCGGCCGGTCGTTGACACTCCAACTCCCATCGCCTTAAATCGCGGCGCAAGTAGATCGCGGATTTTCCGCTTTGCTTCAGGATTGCGTACAACGATGAAGTCCCATTCTTGGCTGTTGCCGGGACTCGATGCGCGAGTGGCGGCGTAAATCACACGTTCGATCAAGTCCTGGGGCACCGGATCGGGCTTCAAGTAACGCGCCGCACTGCAGGTTTCCATCGCTTCGATTACATCCATGATCGTCTCCTATTGGATCGAGCAACTTGAATGGGTGGTGGCTCGCATAAGACATTAGTAATTGTTGGGTCGCGACGAAAAATCAACGACGCGGAGTCCAATCGAGCGCTCGTCCTTGAAACTCTCCAAGTAGAGCCTCCTGCGGAATTGGTCAAGTAGGCCTAACACGTCTCCCTGGTTTAGTTTTAGACTGGCCGCTTGGCGTTGATGTTGTTCCGTGGTCATCGTCGGCTCCCCGTATTCCGCGGAATCGTCGAAAGATCATAACTCGTGCTCCGCCCGCCGGCGGGATTGCGAACGAGAATGCCGCGATCGACGAGAGACAAAATGTCGCGCAGGGCGGTATCCTGGGAACACTTGGCAAGCTTGGCGTATTTCGATGTTGTGAGCTTACCCTCAAAGCCATCCAGCAAGCGGTTCAGTGCGAGGCGCTGGCGTACATTGATCGCGACGCCAGCGATAGCTTCCCAGAAGCGTGCCTTTGCGAGAACGGCGCTGAGAGTGGTTTGTGCACCGTTTATGGCCCGGCCCAGACAGCC is a genomic window containing:
- a CDS encoding nitroreductase family protein; the encoded protein is MDVIEAMETCSAARYLKPDPVPQDLIERVIYAATRASSPGNSQEWDFIVVRNPEAKRKIRDLLAPRFKAMGVGVSTTGRVTSRMIAGATHLAETLHEVPAIIFVCGPVAYPPNAPIEQFVWSALYPAAQNLIVAARSLGLGTTFTTFHMFMESELRDLFGVPKEIKFGVMIPIGWPQNDFVKVKRKPIASVIHWDKWSD